The Pseudomonas azotoformans genome has a segment encoding these proteins:
- a CDS encoding anti-sigma factor family protein, whose amino-acid sequence MVADDALLMAYVDGELSSQQNQELERLIDASPDLAERVSRLMASCLPYEEAFARQNLPPVPESLKLNIAALAAQHTAEPAPSRSAEVSDEKTDSVFSRLFAFFQPKFAWPALTFVAGAACYALVLQVGAFSGALKPGIETTAPAVAQASPWVQQAAAYQHLYTRETVAYGAQPTDAITKTLADIRDIDGLALRVPDLSSAGLTFKRVQRLRFNNKALIQLVYLPANGAPVALCVMKEPKPDQSITQQSVAQMNVVTWRQSELGYALIGEPEGVDLNAVARLVADRSAAQLFAGAPSPMWIAALQK is encoded by the coding sequence ATGGTAGCGGATGATGCCTTGCTAATGGCCTATGTTGACGGCGAGCTTTCGTCGCAACAGAACCAGGAGCTAGAGCGGCTCATAGACGCTTCACCGGACCTGGCTGAACGAGTCTCCCGGTTGATGGCTTCGTGCCTGCCTTATGAGGAAGCCTTTGCCCGGCAGAACCTGCCGCCGGTGCCTGAAAGTCTCAAGCTCAACATTGCTGCGTTGGCGGCTCAGCACACGGCTGAACCGGCTCCTTCCCGTAGCGCTGAAGTTTCCGACGAAAAGACAGACAGCGTTTTCTCCCGCCTGTTCGCATTCTTCCAACCTAAATTTGCATGGCCCGCGCTGACGTTCGTTGCCGGTGCAGCCTGCTATGCCTTGGTGCTTCAAGTTGGTGCATTCAGCGGTGCGCTGAAGCCGGGTATCGAGACCACCGCGCCCGCCGTTGCCCAGGCCTCGCCATGGGTTCAACAGGCGGCTGCCTACCAGCATCTGTACACCCGTGAAACCGTGGCCTACGGCGCGCAACCGACGGATGCCATCACCAAGACCCTCGCGGATATCCGTGATATCGACGGCCTGGCCCTGCGCGTTCCCGACCTCAGTTCCGCCGGCCTGACGTTCAAGCGCGTGCAGCGCCTGCGCTTCAACAACAAGGCGCTGATCCAGTTGGTGTACCTGCCGGCCAATGGCGCGCCGGTGGCCTTGTGCGTGATGAAAGAGCCCAAGCCCGATCAGTCCATCACCCAGCAAAGCGTTGCGCAAATGAACGTAGTAACTTGGCGCCAGTCTGAACTGGGCTACGCCCTGATCGGCGAGCCTGAAGGTGTGGACCTCAACGCCGTTGCCCGACTTGTCGCCGACCGAAGTGCCGCCCAGTTGTTTGCCGGGGCGCCGTCACCGATGTGGATCGCCGCGCTCCAGAAATAA